A single window of Coleofasciculus sp. FACHB-1120 DNA harbors:
- the tgt gene encoding tRNA guanosine(34) transglycosylase Tgt, which produces MGFSFQCQARCRHTQARAGTFLTPHGVVETPKFMPVGTLATVKSLTIDQLEATGAQMVLANTFHLHLQPGEAIVAGAGGLHRFMGWKKPMLTDSGGFQVFSLSELRKISEDGVTFRSPRDGRMIHLTPERSIQIQKELGADVIMAFDECPPYPAERSEVVAATERTYRWLERCIDAHQSLDKQALFGIVQGGVYLDLRVAAAESLAGLDLPGYAIGGVSVGEPPELIHQIVRATAPVLPAEKPRYLMGVGTYREMAQAIAAGIDLFDCVIPTRWARHGTVMVQGERWNLKNAQYREDFTSLDASCPCYTCQNFSRAYLCHLVRTREILGYTLLSIHNVTELIRFTQRIREAILGDRFVAEFGHWLDV; this is translated from the coding sequence GTGGGATTTTCGTTTCAATGTCAGGCGCGTTGTCGCCATACGCAGGCACGAGCCGGGACTTTTTTGACACCGCACGGTGTAGTAGAAACACCTAAGTTTATGCCGGTAGGGACGCTGGCGACTGTCAAATCTCTGACAATCGATCAGCTGGAGGCAACAGGTGCCCAAATGGTTCTGGCGAATACTTTTCACCTGCACTTGCAACCAGGAGAAGCAATTGTGGCAGGTGCGGGTGGGCTGCACCGCTTTATGGGCTGGAAGAAACCGATGCTGACAGATTCTGGAGGCTTCCAGGTTTTTAGCTTGAGCGAGTTGCGGAAAATTAGTGAAGACGGGGTAACATTTCGCTCTCCCCGTGATGGGCGGATGATTCATCTAACGCCGGAGCGGTCAATCCAAATTCAGAAGGAACTGGGAGCAGATGTCATCATGGCATTTGATGAGTGTCCGCCCTACCCAGCGGAGCGCTCAGAAGTCGTGGCGGCAACAGAGCGGACTTATCGGTGGCTGGAACGATGTATAGATGCTCACCAAAGTCTGGACAAACAAGCTTTATTTGGGATTGTTCAAGGTGGCGTTTACCTGGATTTACGAGTTGCGGCTGCTGAGTCATTAGCAGGGTTAGATTTGCCAGGCTACGCGATTGGTGGCGTTAGTGTGGGAGAACCGCCGGAACTGATTCACCAGATTGTGCGGGCGACTGCGCCAGTGTTACCCGCCGAAAAGCCTCGTTACCTTATGGGTGTGGGCACTTATCGAGAAATGGCACAAGCGATCGCTGCCGGTATCGATTTATTTGACTGTGTGATTCCCACCCGCTGGGCGCGTCACGGGACTGTGATGGTACAGGGAGAACGCTGGAATCTGAAAAACGCCCAGTACAGAGAAGATTTCACTTCCCTGGATGCGAGTTGTCCTTGCTACACCTGCCAGAACTTCAGTCGCGCTTACTTGTGTCATTTAGTGCGAACGCGGGAAATCCTCGGTTACACCTTACTCTCAATTCACAACGTTACTGAATTGATTCGCTTTACCCAACGAATCCGAGAGGCAATTTTAGGCGATCGCTTTGTCGCAGAATTTGGGCATTGGCTAGACGTTTGA
- a CDS encoding DCC1-like thiol-disulfide oxidoreductase family protein, which yields MSLSNGISLESRILLSRIALICIATILIILVIRRKRQTQHIIKEFFTATTNPINLAVFRIVIFGTIFSFDMSETVMFSQFPAELIVPPRGLEWLLNYLPINETLATISGTLFRGFAFTAMIGLFSRTSALLTAVIGFYALGIPQFFGKVDHNHHLLWFSAILAASRCGDYFSWDAIFAAWKRAARGIVEPPSSSSIYALPLRFVWLLLGIIYFFPGFWKFWTGGIDWTESFKYHLYAKWQSLNWIPFFRIDQYAFLYQPSALLAIVFEISFIILIFFPRWRIWAAIAGLMFHQGIDIFMRISFWTLEIAYVTFFDWYIIFHRLGRWLYRQKMYVVYDGNCKLCRQTIASLRMFDIFGRVTYVNALNREALAEHGLLWLDSTAILADMHAVSQKKTWIGFSAYRAIASYIPILWPVLPFLYVWPIPKLGKRIYRYVADRRTCSIAEVPLLEAENYPENPQSSLRTVTTIGVFLALVNSLFGTQEATTSWPFACYPTFANNIGVKARVTRVVALSSTGETISLNEDAVKQKFSTGRYMGLMRHTLKVEKNPEKLRSRLQAIWLLLVQQDPNLQRAVSVRFYKDTLSTIPERQRENPLKRELLYELKL from the coding sequence ATGTCCCTTTCTAACGGGATTAGTCTCGAAAGCAGAATCCTCTTATCTCGAATCGCCTTAATTTGTATTGCAACTATCTTGATTATTCTGGTAATCCGCAGGAAACGCCAGACGCAACACATCATTAAGGAGTTTTTCACCGCAACAACAAATCCGATCAACTTAGCAGTATTTCGGATTGTAATTTTTGGGACTATATTTAGTTTTGATATGTCGGAAACAGTCATGTTTAGCCAGTTTCCGGCGGAACTGATTGTCCCGCCGAGAGGGCTTGAGTGGCTATTAAATTATTTACCGATTAATGAAACATTAGCAACCATCTCTGGAACTTTGTTTCGTGGGTTTGCTTTTACAGCAATGATCGGTCTTTTTTCTCGTACCTCCGCCTTGCTGACTGCGGTCATTGGGTTCTATGCGCTTGGCATTCCCCAATTTTTTGGAAAGGTAGATCACAATCATCACCTTTTATGGTTTTCAGCAATTTTAGCAGCTAGTCGGTGTGGAGATTATTTTTCATGGGATGCTATTTTTGCTGCTTGGAAACGCGCTGCGCGTGGTATTGTTGAACCCCCAAGCTCTTCCAGCATCTATGCTTTACCCTTACGGTTTGTATGGCTCTTATTAGGCATTATCTACTTCTTTCCAGGCTTTTGGAAATTTTGGACGGGTGGAATTGATTGGACTGAAAGCTTTAAATATCATTTATATGCAAAGTGGCAGTCACTTAATTGGATACCATTTTTTAGGATCGATCAATATGCATTTTTGTATCAACCGTCGGCTCTTTTAGCAATCGTTTTTGAAATTTCTTTTATTATTCTAATATTTTTTCCAAGATGGCGGATTTGGGCTGCTATAGCAGGACTAATGTTCCATCAGGGAATTGACATATTTATGCGGATATCTTTCTGGACTCTTGAAATTGCTTACGTTACTTTCTTCGATTGGTATATTATCTTTCATCGGCTTGGACGCTGGTTATACCGACAAAAGATGTATGTTGTCTATGACGGAAACTGTAAGCTTTGTCGTCAAACAATCGCCTCATTGAGGATGTTTGATATCTTCGGTCGGGTCACTTATGTCAATGCACTCAATCGAGAGGCACTAGCAGAGCATGGGCTACTTTGGCTGGATTCTACGGCTATTTTGGCTGATATGCACGCAGTTAGCCAAAAGAAGACTTGGATTGGTTTCTCGGCTTACAGAGCGATCGCTAGCTACATTCCGATCTTATGGCCGGTGCTGCCATTCCTGTACGTGTGGCCTATCCCAAAACTTGGCAAGCGTATCTATCGATATGTCGCAGATAGGCGAACATGTAGTATCGCGGAGGTGCCACTGCTGGAGGCTGAAAATTACCCGGAAAATCCACAGTCTTCTTTGCGGACAGTCACAACGATTGGTGTTTTCTTAGCCTTGGTCAATAGCCTCTTTGGAACCCAGGAAGCAACTACGTCTTGGCCTTTTGCTTGCTATCCAACCTTTGCGAACAATATAGGGGTAAAAGCAAGAGTTACTCGTGTCGTTGCCCTTTCGTCCACAGGAGAGACAATTTCTTTGAATGAAGACGCAGTCAAACAAAAATTCTCTACAGGTCGATATATGGGGTTAATGCGTCACACGCTCAAAGTCGAAAAAAATCCTGAGAAACTCCGCAGCCGTCTCCAAGCTATCTGGCTACTGTTGGTGCAGCAAGACCCGAACCTTCAACGAGCAGTTTCTGTACGATTTTATAAAGATACGCTATCGACGATTCCCGAAAGGCAAAGAGAGAATCCTCTCAAGCGAGAGTTACTGTACGAGTTGAAATTGTAG
- a CDS encoding photosystem II reaction center protein K, with translation MEAALLLAKLPEAYSFFDPLVDVLPVIPVFFLLLAFVWQASVGFR, from the coding sequence ATGGAAGCAGCACTGCTGTTGGCAAAACTGCCGGAAGCTTACTCCTTCTTTGACCCCCTGGTAGACGTTCTCCCGGTCATCCCTGTGTTCTTCTTGTTGTTGGCTTTCGTTTGGCAAGCATCTGTGGGTTTCCGCTAA
- a CDS encoding glutathione S-transferase family protein: MLKLYGGARSRASIVKWYLEELSVPYEFIQLDMQSGAHQQPEFLAINPMGKVPAIVDGDFQLWESGAILLYLAQKYGKMPATLEEQAQIIQWVIFGNATLGPGIFVEASRERETPKLLTPLNEILERQPFLLGEELTVVDVAVGSILAYIPMMLKLDLSEYPAVVTYIQRLSKRSAFQKAMG, translated from the coding sequence ATGTTGAAATTGTATGGCGGTGCCCGTAGTCGGGCATCTATTGTCAAGTGGTATCTCGAAGAGTTGAGCGTTCCTTACGAATTCATCCAGCTTGATATGCAATCAGGCGCTCATCAGCAACCAGAGTTTCTGGCAATTAACCCGATGGGAAAAGTCCCGGCAATTGTCGATGGGGATTTTCAGCTCTGGGAGTCAGGAGCAATTCTGCTGTATCTCGCCCAAAAGTATGGCAAGATGCCAGCCACTCTGGAGGAACAAGCACAAATCATCCAGTGGGTAATATTTGGCAATGCCACTTTGGGACCAGGGATTTTTGTGGAAGCGAGTCGGGAACGTGAAACGCCTAAGTTGTTGACACCGCTGAATGAAATTTTGGAACGGCAACCGTTCCTATTAGGCGAGGAACTCACGGTTGTCGATGTAGCGGTAGGGTCGATTCTGGCTTATATACCCATGATGCTGAAGCTCGACCTGAGCGAATATCCAGCAGTTGTCACCTATATCCAGCGACTCTCAAAACGTTCTGCTTTTCAGAAAGCGATGGGATAG
- a CDS encoding tetratricopeptide repeat protein encodes MNARAINFQDQARHQHGSPVSSTTGAVPRRFNLVTSISGGRQNQSVRSLRALAQEKAQHGDRNGAIAILTTLIELNPTSAADYNNRGLIYFQNGQKEQAIADYNTALELDPNLDSVYNNRANYYASLGQLAEAIADYEMTLDLNPGNVRAWINQGITFRDLGLYDLALENFDLVLRLGQLQGNIYAERGRTHHLHGDWNCAIADYQNALAVLAPFGSAGRLRLQVENWMNQLLKPISA; translated from the coding sequence ATGAACGCTCGCGCAATCAATTTTCAAGACCAGGCAAGACACCAACACGGTTCGCCGGTTTCATCGACCACCGGCGCAGTTCCAAGGCGTTTTAATCTAGTCACCTCAATATCTGGAGGACGCCAGAACCAATCCGTTCGCTCTCTACGCGCCTTAGCACAGGAAAAAGCTCAACACGGTGATCGCAATGGCGCGATCGCTATCCTGACGACCCTCATCGAACTGAACCCCACCAGTGCGGCTGACTATAACAACCGGGGGTTGATTTATTTCCAGAACGGTCAAAAGGAGCAAGCGATCGCCGACTATAACACGGCTTTGGAACTCGATCCCAACTTAGACAGTGTTTATAACAATCGCGCTAACTACTACGCTTCCCTAGGACAGTTGGCAGAAGCGATCGCCGACTACGAAATGACCCTGGATCTCAACCCTGGCAACGTTCGGGCTTGGATTAACCAAGGGATCACCTTTCGGGATCTGGGACTTTACGACTTGGCGTTAGAAAATTTTGACCTAGTGCTGAGATTAGGTCAGCTACAAGGGAATATCTACGCAGAGCGGGGTCGTACCCATCATCTGCACGGCGACTGGAACTGCGCGATCGCTGATTATCAGAATGCTCTGGCTGTGCTGGCTCCTTTTGGTTCTGCCGGACGCTTGCGCTTGCAAGTCGAAAATTGGATGAACCAACTGCTGAAACCTATCAGCGCTTGA
- the psaM gene encoding photosystem I reaction center subunit XII — MSISDTQVYIALVVALFAGIMAFRLSTELYK, encoded by the coding sequence ATGTCGATATCCGATACCCAAGTGTATATTGCTTTAGTTGTGGCGCTGTTTGCTGGCATCATGGCATTCCGGCTATCAACGGAACTGTACAAGTAG
- a CDS encoding TerC family protein has product MLDQILNSPLNPGLEAPLVLLVLVVLEAVLSADNAIALAAIAQGLEDSALQRRALNFGLAVAYILRITLILTATWVVQFWQFELLGALYLLWLVFQYFTSDEEEDREHHGPRFASLWQAIPIIAVTDLAFSLDSVTTAIAISKDTWLVLTGGTIGVITLRFMAGLFIRWLDEFVHLQDAGYITVALVGLRLLCKAIQPDLVPPEWLTIACIGVIFAWGFSQRVPGEQTAEIQQKEEQKR; this is encoded by the coding sequence ATGCTAGACCAAATCCTGAACTCTCCGCTCAATCCGGGACTTGAAGCTCCCCTTGTACTGCTTGTTCTAGTTGTATTAGAGGCAGTGCTGTCAGCGGATAACGCGATCGCCCTAGCAGCTATTGCCCAAGGCTTAGAAGACAGCGCGCTCCAGCGTCGCGCCCTCAATTTCGGATTAGCAGTTGCCTACATCCTCCGAATCACTTTGATTCTGACAGCAACCTGGGTGGTTCAGTTCTGGCAGTTTGAGTTATTGGGGGCACTCTATCTGCTTTGGCTGGTGTTTCAGTATTTTACTTCCGACGAAGAGGAAGATCGGGAACATCATGGGCCGCGATTTGCTTCTCTATGGCAGGCAATTCCGATAATCGCCGTCACCGATTTAGCTTTTTCCCTTGATAGCGTCACTACAGCGATCGCAATTTCTAAAGATACCTGGCTGGTTCTCACCGGAGGTACGATTGGAGTGATTACGCTACGGTTTATGGCTGGCTTATTCATCCGTTGGCTCGATGAATTTGTCCATCTTCAGGATGCTGGCTATATCACCGTTGCCCTTGTAGGATTACGATTGCTTTGCAAAGCAATTCAACCAGATTTGGTGCCGCCAGAGTGGTTAACCATTGCCTGTATTGGGGTGATATTCGCTTGGGGATTTTCTCAGCGCGTCCCCGGTGAGCAAACCGCAGAGATTCAGCAGAAGGAAGAGCAAAAGCGTTAG
- the ndk gene encoding nucleoside-diphosphate kinase, with amino-acid sequence MERTFVMVKPDGVQRNLAGEVIRRFEAKGFTLVGLKLMSVSRELAEQHYDVHRERPFFAGLVEFITSGPVVATVWEADGVVAAARKIIGATNPLTAEPGTIRGDYGVSIGRNLIHGSDAIETAQREIALWFKDEELVSWKPSLTSWIYE; translated from the coding sequence TTGGAACGGACATTTGTCATGGTCAAGCCTGATGGTGTACAGCGCAACCTCGCGGGTGAGGTCATCCGGCGCTTTGAAGCCAAAGGTTTTACTCTGGTTGGCTTAAAGTTGATGAGTGTGAGCCGGGAACTGGCAGAGCAGCACTATGACGTACACCGAGAAAGACCGTTTTTTGCGGGTTTGGTCGAGTTTATCACCTCTGGTCCAGTAGTCGCGACGGTATGGGAAGCCGATGGAGTGGTCGCAGCCGCTAGAAAAATAATTGGGGCGACCAACCCCCTGACCGCTGAACCGGGTACAATTCGCGGCGATTATGGAGTTAGTATTGGTCGCAACCTCATCCACGGTTCCGACGCTATCGAAACCGCGCAGCGCGAGATTGCTCTGTGGTTTAAAGATGAAGAACTGGTGAGCTGGAAGCCGAGCTTGACTTCCTGGATCTACGAGTAA